In one Mycobacterium heckeshornense genomic region, the following are encoded:
- a CDS encoding cytochrome P450, with product MSVPIIDEAAKVFADPTAYTDEPRLHAALSHLRAHAPVSLVDCPPYRPFWAITKHADIMEIERDNNLWINEPRPLLQTAQNDDIARAQLEAGMGLRTLIHMDDPQHRVVRAIGADWFRPKAMRALKVRVDELAKIYVDKMMAAGGECDFVQEVAVNYPLYVIMSLLGLPESDFPRMLKLTQELFGGDDAEFKRGNTPEEQLQVLLDFFGYFNALTATRREHPTEDLASAIANARVDGEPLSDVETASYYVIIATAGHDTTSATIAGGLQALIENPDQRQRLTDNLDLMPLATEEMIRWVTPVKEFMRTATEDTVVREVPIAKGESVYLSYVSGNRDEEVFDDPFRFDVGRDPNKHLAFGYGVHFCLGAALARMEVNSFFTELLPRLKSIELNGEPELIATVFVGGLKHLPIRYELR from the coding sequence ATGAGCGTCCCAATCATTGACGAAGCGGCGAAAGTATTTGCCGACCCGACCGCCTACACCGACGAACCACGCCTGCACGCGGCGCTGAGCCATCTGCGCGCCCACGCACCGGTGTCGCTGGTGGACTGTCCGCCCTACCGACCGTTCTGGGCGATCACCAAACACGCCGACATCATGGAAATCGAGCGGGACAACAACTTGTGGATCAACGAACCGCGACCGCTGCTACAGACGGCACAAAACGACGACATCGCCCGGGCCCAGCTGGAAGCGGGGATGGGACTGCGCACGCTGATCCATATGGACGACCCGCAGCACCGCGTGGTCCGGGCGATCGGCGCAGACTGGTTTCGGCCCAAGGCGATGCGCGCGCTGAAGGTCCGCGTCGACGAGCTGGCCAAGATCTACGTCGACAAGATGATGGCCGCCGGCGGCGAATGCGACTTCGTGCAAGAGGTTGCCGTGAACTACCCGCTGTACGTCATCATGTCGCTGCTGGGCCTGCCGGAATCGGATTTCCCGCGGATGCTCAAGCTCACCCAGGAGCTGTTCGGCGGCGATGACGCCGAGTTCAAGCGCGGCAACACCCCCGAAGAACAGCTCCAGGTATTGCTCGACTTCTTCGGCTATTTCAACGCTCTTACCGCGACTCGGCGCGAGCACCCAACCGAGGATCTGGCGTCGGCGATTGCCAACGCCCGCGTGGATGGCGAACCGCTGTCGGACGTCGAGACCGCGTCGTACTACGTGATCATCGCCACCGCGGGTCACGACACCACCAGCGCGACCATTGCCGGCGGCCTGCAGGCGCTGATCGAAAACCCCGACCAACGACAGCGACTCACCGACAACCTGGACCTGATGCCGCTGGCCACCGAGGAGATGATCCGCTGGGTCACGCCGGTCAAGGAATTCATGCGCACCGCGACCGAGGACACCGTCGTCCGCGAAGTGCCGATCGCCAAAGGTGAGTCGGTGTATTTGTCCTACGTGTCCGGCAACCGCGACGAGGAGGTGTTCGACGACCCGTTCCGCTTCGACGTTGGTCGTGATCCCAACAAGCACTTGGCTTTTGGATACGGCGTGCACTTCTGTCTGGGCGCCGCGCTGGCCCGCATGGAGGTAAATAGCTTCTTTACCGAACTGCTGCCGCGGCTGAAATCGATTGAACTGAATGGCGAGCCGGAACTCATTGCGACGGTGTTTGTCGGCGGGTTGAAGCACCTGCCGATCCGCTACGAGTTGCGGTGA
- a CDS encoding TetR/AcrR family transcriptional regulator, whose product MTIDAVTRGANVARATLYRHFPSANDLLAAAFNSLLPPAPMPPAQGSLRERLIALVLAEAELIAEAPGMLTAMSWMALGGDLQQLPEPRHTDSPALSTLRERIAQQYAAPFDAIFDSPEAAELGEIDRSRAIALLIGPLVLGRLSTLPDFDYRECARAAVDGFLHVQRKQSKSITATRSGSAGASTRRQTPSQ is encoded by the coding sequence GTGACCATCGATGCGGTCACCCGCGGCGCCAACGTAGCCCGGGCGACTTTGTACCGCCACTTTCCGAGCGCAAATGATTTGCTCGCAGCGGCGTTCAACAGTCTGCTACCGCCGGCGCCGATGCCGCCGGCACAAGGCTCGCTACGCGAGCGGCTCATCGCGTTGGTGCTGGCCGAGGCCGAATTGATCGCAGAGGCACCCGGCATGCTGACCGCGATGTCATGGATGGCGCTGGGCGGAGACCTCCAACAGCTGCCGGAACCCCGCCACACCGACAGCCCCGCGCTCAGCACGCTGCGCGAGCGGATCGCCCAGCAGTACGCGGCGCCGTTCGACGCCATTTTCGACAGCCCGGAGGCCGCCGAGCTGGGCGAGATCGACCGCTCGCGGGCGATCGCGCTGCTGATCGGCCCGCTGGTGCTGGGCCGGTTATCCACCTTGCCTGATTTCGACTACCGCGAGTGTGCCCGCGCCGCGGTGGACGGATTCCTGCACGTGCAGCGCAAGCAAAGCAAGAGCATCACCGCAACTCGTAGCGGATCGGCAGGTGCTTCAACCCGCCGACAAACACCGTCGCAATGA
- a CDS encoding MFS transporter, producing the protein MVDLLIRPDQHAGAVPLGGSGRARIWTMVVACLGVSLVIASMVALNTALGDIAVATSAAQSQLTWIVDGYTVTLACLLLPAGAIGDRYGRRGALLAGLAIFAIASVVPTVFASPLPIIVARAVAGAGAAFIMPATLSLLTAAHRNDERMKAVGIWAGVAGCGAVIGMLGSGGLLYFWPWQSIFWAFAAGAALIFVLACTVSSSRDAQATPLDWPGAALIGFAVAVFVFGVIQAPARGWTDPLICGSLGAGVVLAAAFGFVEVRRRHPLLDVRLFGKPDFATGAATITVFFMAMFGFFYAMMQYVQLVMGYSPIKTALAFSPLMLPMLTFSVLSQWYVPRLGLRLVVVTGLLLISAGFLWTRVLEVDSPYWDMVWPLLVISSGIGFCTAPTTSAIMAAVPDEKQGVASAVNDTTREVGAALGIALAGSILAARYGHLVASHLAAFPQPLRGPASHSLAQALEVARNLGAQGLQLAELSRSAFLEAMESSFLVLAVIIAVAAVLIGLWAPGRNGQQLRWVRRLTARPVGTSFDELGGPVGQHHDGGVRTPAGDDRQD; encoded by the coding sequence ATGGTCGATCTTCTCATTCGGCCCGACCAACATGCGGGTGCGGTGCCACTTGGTGGGTCCGGCCGCGCACGAATCTGGACGATGGTTGTGGCCTGCCTGGGCGTCTCCTTGGTGATCGCGTCGATGGTCGCGCTGAACACGGCACTCGGTGATATCGCGGTGGCGACTTCGGCTGCCCAGTCGCAGCTGACCTGGATCGTCGACGGCTACACCGTGACGTTGGCGTGTCTTCTGTTGCCCGCCGGAGCCATCGGCGACCGCTACGGGCGGCGCGGAGCCTTGTTGGCGGGCCTGGCGATTTTCGCGATTGCGTCAGTGGTGCCCACGGTATTCGCCAGCCCGCTGCCGATCATCGTGGCCCGCGCGGTAGCCGGCGCTGGGGCCGCGTTCATCATGCCCGCCACGCTGTCGCTGTTGACCGCCGCGCACCGCAATGACGAACGGATGAAGGCGGTGGGCATCTGGGCAGGCGTCGCCGGCTGCGGCGCGGTCATCGGCATGCTCGGATCCGGAGGACTGCTGTATTTCTGGCCGTGGCAGTCGATCTTCTGGGCTTTCGCGGCTGGCGCGGCGCTGATCTTCGTGCTCGCATGCACGGTGTCCTCCTCGCGCGACGCCCAAGCCACTCCGCTGGACTGGCCGGGTGCGGCATTGATCGGGTTTGCCGTCGCGGTTTTCGTCTTCGGTGTGATTCAAGCGCCCGCGCGTGGCTGGACTGACCCGCTGATCTGCGGTTCGCTTGGTGCCGGTGTCGTGCTGGCGGCAGCCTTCGGATTCGTCGAGGTGCGACGTCGGCACCCGCTGCTGGACGTTCGGTTGTTCGGCAAACCGGATTTCGCCACCGGCGCCGCGACCATCACGGTCTTTTTCATGGCGATGTTCGGTTTCTTCTACGCGATGATGCAATACGTCCAGTTGGTGATGGGTTACAGCCCGATCAAGACCGCCTTGGCATTCAGCCCATTGATGCTTCCGATGCTGACGTTTTCTGTGCTTTCCCAATGGTATGTGCCTCGGCTTGGGCTGCGACTGGTGGTGGTCACCGGCTTGCTACTCATATCGGCCGGCTTTCTGTGGACGCGTGTGCTCGAAGTCGACTCGCCGTATTGGGACATGGTTTGGCCGCTGCTGGTGATAAGCAGCGGGATCGGCTTCTGCACTGCGCCGACCACCTCGGCCATCATGGCGGCCGTACCTGACGAGAAGCAGGGCGTGGCGTCGGCGGTCAACGACACCACCCGAGAAGTGGGTGCGGCGCTGGGGATCGCGTTGGCGGGATCGATCCTGGCGGCCAGGTACGGCCATCTGGTCGCGTCGCACCTTGCCGCGTTTCCGCAACCACTCCGCGGACCTGCCTCCCATTCGCTGGCTCAGGCCCTTGAAGTCGCCAGAAATCTTGGCGCCCAAGGTCTGCAGCTCGCCGAGCTCAGCCGCAGTGCCTTTCTCGAGGCGATGGAATCGTCGTTTCTGGTTCTGGCGGTGATTATCGCGGTAGCTGCGGTACTCATCGGCCTGTGGGCACCGGGACGTAACGGACAACAATTGCGCTGGGTGCGTCGCCTCACCGCCCGGCCGGTGGGCACGTCATTCGATGAACTCGGCGGCCCGGTGGGCCAGCATCACGATGGTGGCGTGCGGACCCCGGCTGGTGATGACCGGCAGGATTGA
- the mftG gene encoding mycofactocin system GMC family oxidoreductase MftG — MTTAGPRSDVLIIGAGSAGSVVAERLSSDPRCVVTVLEAGLGLADPELLAQTANGLQLPIGAASPLVQRYDAQLTEQPARRMPIVRGATVGGSGAVNGGYFCRGLPRDFDRIEAPGWAWTDVLDHFRAIETDLDFDGPAHGRDGPIPVQRTREMVGATKAFVDAAQGAGFAWIADLNDVGGGYGMPAGVGAVPLNIVNGVRTGSGAGYLLPALCRPNLTLLARTRALRLRFSGTRVFGVDAIGPDGPVTALADRIVLCAGAIESAHLLMLSGVGDEAMLRAAGVDVVMPLPVGMRCSDHPEWVLPTNWAVVPRRPVLEVILSTADDIEIRPYTGGFVAMVGDGSPGHPDWPHIGVALMQPRARGRVTLVSRDPLVPPRIELRYDSEPDDVATLRRGSELARELAGAVAEVGTPSWSTSQHLCGTAPMGTEHDPVAVVDHRCRVRGIEGLWVVDGSILPVITSRGPHATIVMLAHRAAEFIE; from the coding sequence TTGACCACAGCGGGGCCGCGTAGCGATGTGCTGATCATCGGTGCGGGAAGCGCTGGATCCGTAGTGGCGGAACGGCTTTCCTCCGATCCACGCTGTGTGGTGACGGTGTTGGAGGCCGGCCTGGGGCTCGCTGATCCAGAATTACTGGCTCAGACCGCGAACGGGTTGCAGCTGCCGATCGGTGCCGCAAGCCCCTTGGTCCAGCGCTACGATGCGCAACTCACCGAGCAGCCAGCTCGCCGGATGCCGATCGTGCGCGGGGCAACCGTCGGTGGTTCGGGCGCGGTCAACGGTGGCTACTTCTGCCGCGGCTTGCCACGCGACTTCGACAGGATCGAGGCACCGGGATGGGCATGGACCGACGTCCTGGACCACTTTCGCGCGATCGAAACGGACCTGGATTTCGACGGCCCGGCACACGGCCGCGACGGCCCAATCCCGGTGCAACGTACGCGCGAAATGGTCGGTGCCACAAAAGCGTTCGTTGACGCAGCGCAGGGAGCCGGTTTTGCGTGGATCGCCGATCTCAACGACGTCGGCGGGGGGTATGGCATGCCGGCAGGCGTGGGTGCTGTCCCGCTGAACATTGTCAATGGCGTGCGCACCGGGTCAGGTGCGGGCTATCTGCTGCCCGCGCTGTGTCGGCCTAACCTGACTCTGCTGGCCCGGACGCGGGCGCTGCGGCTGCGATTTTCCGGAACCCGTGTCTTCGGTGTCGACGCGATCGGGCCGGACGGGCCTGTCACCGCGCTAGCTGACCGAATCGTTTTGTGTGCCGGGGCAATTGAATCAGCTCACCTCTTGATGCTGTCGGGTGTCGGCGACGAAGCGATGTTGCGGGCGGCCGGTGTGGATGTGGTGATGCCGTTGCCCGTGGGGATGCGTTGCAGTGACCACCCGGAATGGGTGCTGCCGACCAACTGGGCGGTGGTTCCGCGTCGTCCGGTGCTCGAAGTGATATTGAGCACCGCCGACGACATCGAGATCCGGCCATACACCGGCGGTTTCGTCGCAATGGTGGGTGACGGCAGCCCGGGCCACCCGGATTGGCCGCACATCGGGGTTGCCCTCATGCAACCCCGCGCGCGGGGCCGCGTCACGCTGGTCTCCCGCGATCCGCTGGTGCCGCCGCGTATCGAGCTGCGCTACGACAGCGAGCCCGACGACGTCGCGACCTTGCGCCGTGGCAGCGAGCTGGCGCGTGAATTGGCGGGCGCCGTCGCCGAGGTCGGGACACCGTCGTGGTCAACGTCGCAACATTTGTGCGGCACTGCGCCCATGGGGACCGAACACGACCCCGTCGCCGTGGTCGACCATCGCTGCCGGGTGCGTGGCATCGAAGGCTTGTGGGTGGTGGACGGCTCAATCCTGCCGGTCATCACCAGCCGGGGTCCGCACGCCACCATCGTGATGCTGGCCCACCGGGCCGCCGAGTTCATCGAATGA
- the mftF gene encoding mycofactocin biosynthesis glycosyltransferase MftF (Members of this protein family, MftF, are glycosyltransferases, members of PF00535 (glycosyl transferase family 2). The encoding gene is found as part of the mycofactocin cassette, in Mycobacterium tuberculosis, many other Actinobacteria, and occasional members of other lineages. Mycofactocin itself, a putative redox carrier, is a heavily modified derivative of the C-terminal Val-Tyr dipeptide of the mycofactocin precursor MftA (TIGR03969).), with amino-acid sequence MTPSRLPDGFAVQVDRRVRVLGEGSALLGGSPTRLLRLAPAAREMLDGGRLKVHDAVSAELARTLLDATVAHPRPAGGPSHRDVTVVIPVRDNSSGLQRLLTSLRGLRIVVVDDGSVVPVERDDFAGTHCDIEVLRHVRSRGPAAARNTGLAACSTDFVAFLDSDVVPRRGWLEALLGHFCDPAVALVAPRIVGLPQSDHLLARYEAVRSSLDLGQREAPVVPYGPVSYVPSAAIICRTKALRDVGGFDETLRAGEDVDLCWRLVEAGARLRYEPIALVAHDHRTELRDWLARKAFYGSSAAPLSARHPDKTAPLVISGSALAMWILMSIGSAIGYLASLAVAGLTGRRIARKMQGPETQLRDVVAVLARGLWSAALQLASAICRHYWPVALAAAIVSRHCRRAVIIAAIVDGVVDWVNHRADTDDETRPIGLLPYLMLKRLDDLVYGLGVWGGVVRERNLGPLKPQIRT; translated from the coding sequence ATGACCCCTAGCCGGCTGCCGGACGGTTTCGCTGTGCAAGTCGACCGCCGCGTGCGGGTGCTCGGCGAGGGGTCGGCTCTGCTCGGTGGGTCTCCGACCCGGCTGCTGCGGTTGGCGCCGGCGGCCCGCGAGATGCTCGACGGTGGACGCCTGAAGGTCCATGACGCGGTCAGCGCGGAACTGGCTCGCACTCTATTGGATGCGACTGTTGCTCATCCCCGGCCGGCGGGCGGCCCGTCCCACCGTGACGTCACTGTGGTAATCCCAGTGCGGGACAACTCTTCTGGTTTGCAGCGGTTGTTGACATCGTTGCGTGGGCTGCGCATCGTCGTCGTTGACGACGGCTCGGTTGTCCCGGTCGAGCGGGACGACTTTGCGGGGACGCACTGCGACATCGAGGTGCTGCGCCACGTTCGCAGCAGGGGGCCGGCGGCTGCTCGCAACACCGGCCTTGCCGCTTGCTCCACCGATTTTGTGGCGTTCTTGGATTCTGACGTGGTGCCACGCCGCGGTTGGTTGGAAGCTCTACTCGGCCATTTTTGCGACCCCGCGGTCGCGCTGGTTGCCCCGCGCATCGTCGGTTTGCCGCAAAGTGACCATCTGCTTGCGCGTTACGAGGCGGTGCGCTCCTCGCTGGACTTGGGTCAGCGTGAGGCCCCGGTCGTACCCTACGGGCCGGTGTCGTATGTTCCAAGTGCAGCGATCATCTGCCGCACCAAGGCATTGCGTGACGTCGGCGGATTCGACGAGACGCTGCGGGCGGGCGAGGATGTCGACCTGTGTTGGCGGCTGGTGGAAGCCGGCGCCAGGCTGCGCTACGAACCCATTGCGTTGGTGGCGCATGACCACCGCACCGAACTGCGCGATTGGCTTGCGCGCAAAGCGTTTTACGGCAGCTCGGCGGCCCCACTGTCGGCACGTCACCCCGACAAGACAGCACCGCTCGTGATCTCGGGCTCGGCGCTGGCAATGTGGATCCTGATGTCGATCGGATCGGCAATCGGCTACCTGGCGTCGCTGGCCGTCGCCGGTTTGACCGGCCGGCGAATCGCCCGCAAGATGCAGGGCCCCGAAACTCAGCTGCGGGACGTCGTGGCCGTCCTGGCACGCGGCTTGTGGTCAGCCGCACTGCAATTGGCGTCGGCGATTTGTCGACATTACTGGCCTGTCGCATTGGCCGCTGCCATCGTGTCCCGGCATTGCCGACGCGCGGTGATCATCGCCGCGATCGTCGACGGCGTCGTGGATTGGGTCAATCACAGGGCTGACACCGACGACGAAACCAGGCCCATCGGACTGCTGCCCTACCTGATGCTTAAACGCCTTGATGACCTGGTCTACGGCCTCGGCGTGTGGGGCGGGGTAGTGCGAGAGCGCAACCTCGGACCGCTCAAGCCGCAAATCCGGACCTGA
- the mftE gene encoding mycofactocin biosynthesis peptidyl-dipeptidase MftE has translation MNSSYHRQVAVLAELGGSTSSQLQNMSPAVLIPVGSTEQHGPHLPLDTDTRIATAVAGAVAARLGAHRSEDVGRWLVAPAIAYGDSGEHQSFAGTISIGTHALTTLLVEYGRSASCWAGRLAFVNGHGGNVTALRQAVTLLRAEGRDVGWCACAAQDGDAHAGHTETSVLLHLSPFDVLTDQWCAGNGTPLSELLPSMRRGGMAAVSEVGVLGDPTTATAEEGERIFAEMVDSCVQRVARWVPGIDGMLR, from the coding sequence GTGAATTCGTCCTACCATCGGCAAGTGGCTGTCTTGGCCGAACTTGGGGGCTCGACGTCGAGCCAGCTACAAAACATGTCGCCAGCAGTACTTATCCCGGTGGGGTCCACTGAGCAGCATGGGCCGCACCTCCCGCTGGACACCGACACGCGCATCGCCACCGCGGTCGCAGGCGCGGTGGCGGCGCGCCTCGGCGCACACCGCTCGGAGGATGTGGGGCGCTGGCTGGTGGCGCCGGCCATCGCCTACGGCGACAGCGGCGAGCACCAGAGCTTCGCCGGAACGATCTCTATCGGCACGCACGCGCTGACAACGTTGCTGGTGGAGTACGGCAGGTCGGCAAGTTGCTGGGCCGGTCGGCTCGCCTTTGTCAACGGCCACGGCGGCAATGTCACCGCGCTGCGACAGGCAGTCACGTTGCTGCGCGCCGAAGGGCGCGACGTCGGATGGTGTGCGTGCGCCGCACAAGACGGCGACGCTCACGCGGGCCACACCGAAACCTCGGTGCTGCTACATCTTTCGCCGTTCGACGTGCTGACAGATCAGTGGTGCGCGGGCAATGGCACACCGTTGAGCGAGCTGCTGCCGTCGATGCGCCGGGGCGGGATGGCCGCGGTGTCTGAAGTCGGGGTGCTCGGCGACCCCACCACGGCGACCGCCGAGGAAGGCGAGCGGATCTTTGCTGAAATGGTCGATAGCTGCGTGCAGCGCGTGGCACGGTGGGTTCCAGGCATCGACGGGATGCTGCGATGA
- the mftD gene encoding pre-mycofactocin synthase MftD (MftD, an enzyme found in the mycofactocin biosynthesis locus, performs an oxidative deamination of 3-amino-5-[(p-hydroxyphenyl)methyl]-4,4-dimethyl-2-pyrrolidinone (AHDP). The resulting compound, now called pre-mycofactocin (PMFT), is a biologically active redox cofactor that can oxidize the non-exchangeable NADH of TIGR03971 family SDR-type oxidoreductases.): MARDLWFETVAIAQRRAKRRLPKSVYSSLVAASEKGVTVSDNVEAFSELGFAPHVVGAIDKRDLSTTVMGQQISLPVIISPTGVQAVHPDGEVAVARAAAARGTAMGLSSFASKPIEEVVAVNDKVFFQIYWLGSRDSIAERVERARQAGAVGLIVTTDWTFSHGRDWGSPKIPEAMNLRTMLRLSPEAITRPGWLWQYARTLRPPNLRVPNQGKPGEPGPPFFAAYGEWMATPPPSWADIAWLREMWGGPFMLKGIVRVDDAKRAVDAGVSAISVSNHGGNNLDGTPATIRALPAVADAVGDQVEVLLDGGIRRGGDVVKALALGARAVMIGRAYLWGLAAAGQRGVENVLDILRSGIDCALMGLGHASVHDLGPDDVVIPPGFTRPLGVPAARTG, from the coding sequence ATGGCCCGCGATCTTTGGTTTGAGACGGTCGCGATCGCCCAGCGGCGAGCCAAGCGTCGGCTTCCCAAGTCGGTCTATTCCTCGCTGGTTGCCGCCAGCGAAAAGGGTGTGACCGTGTCCGACAACGTCGAGGCGTTCAGCGAACTCGGCTTCGCACCGCATGTGGTAGGTGCTATCGACAAGCGGGATCTTTCCACAACGGTTATGGGGCAACAAATTTCGCTGCCCGTGATCATCTCGCCCACGGGTGTCCAAGCGGTCCATCCGGACGGCGAAGTCGCGGTGGCGCGTGCCGCGGCGGCGCGCGGCACGGCGATGGGCTTGTCGTCGTTCGCCAGCAAACCGATCGAGGAAGTCGTCGCCGTTAATGACAAGGTGTTCTTCCAGATCTACTGGCTCGGTAGTCGTGATTCGATCGCCGAGCGGGTTGAACGGGCCCGCCAAGCCGGGGCGGTGGGCCTGATCGTCACCACCGATTGGACGTTTTCCCACGGACGCGATTGGGGTAGCCCCAAGATTCCGGAAGCGATGAACCTGCGCACCATGCTGCGGTTGTCCCCGGAAGCGATCACCCGCCCGGGCTGGCTGTGGCAGTATGCCCGGACCCTGCGCCCGCCGAACTTGCGGGTTCCCAACCAGGGCAAGCCGGGCGAGCCCGGCCCGCCCTTCTTCGCCGCTTACGGTGAATGGATGGCGACACCCCCGCCCAGTTGGGCCGACATTGCGTGGCTGCGCGAAATGTGGGGCGGTCCGTTCATGCTCAAAGGCATTGTGCGGGTCGACGACGCGAAAAGAGCTGTGGATGCGGGAGTTTCGGCGATCTCAGTGTCCAACCACGGCGGCAACAACCTGGACGGTACGCCGGCCACCATCCGTGCGCTGCCCGCCGTAGCCGATGCGGTCGGCGACCAGGTCGAGGTTTTGCTGGACGGCGGCATCCGGCGTGGCGGCGATGTGGTCAAGGCGCTGGCATTGGGTGCGCGGGCAGTGATGATCGGCCGGGCCTACCTGTGGGGGCTGGCCGCGGCCGGCCAGCGTGGCGTGGAAAACGTTCTCGACATCCTGCGGTCGGGGATCGACTGCGCGTTGATGGGCCTTGGCCATGCCTCGGTGCACGACCTTGGCCCCGACGACGTCGTGATACCCCCTGGCTTTACCCGTCCGCTCGGCGTGCCCGCCGCCCGGACGGGGTAG
- the mftC gene encoding mycofactocin radical SAM maturase (MftC is a radical SAM/SPASM enzyme that catalyzes the first two steps in biosynthesis of the electron carrier mycofactocin from the terminal Val-Tyr dipeptide of the precursor peptide MftA.) → MTAAVPGLVEQFERGLAAPICLTWELTYACNLACVHCLSSSGKRDPRELSTRQCKDIIDELERMQVFYVNIGGGEPTVRRDFWDLLDYATAHHVGVKFSTNGVRITPEVAARLAASDYVDVQISLDGATAEVNDAIRGPGSYAMAVRALENLAAAGFSDAKISVVATRHNIDQLDEFATLATRYGATLRITRLRPSGRGADVWDELHPTPEQQILLYNWLVAKGEQVLTGDSFFHLSGLGTPGALAGLNMCGAGRVVCLIDPVGDVYACPFAIHERFLAGNVLRDGGFDNIWKNAPLFHQLREPQSAGACASCGHYDSCRGGCMAAKFFTGLPIDGPDPECVQGHGVSALANGRVKPRPAGDHSHGRRTTVPLTLSTRPPKRLCSESPL, encoded by the coding sequence ATGACAGCGGCTGTCCCTGGCCTCGTCGAGCAGTTCGAGCGCGGGCTAGCCGCGCCGATCTGCCTGACCTGGGAACTGACCTACGCCTGCAACCTGGCGTGCGTGCACTGTCTGTCGTCCTCGGGCAAACGCGACCCGCGAGAGCTTTCCACACGGCAATGCAAGGACATCATCGATGAGCTGGAACGCATGCAGGTGTTCTATGTCAATATCGGTGGTGGCGAACCGACTGTGCGACGGGATTTTTGGGATCTACTTGACTACGCCACCGCACACCACGTAGGCGTGAAATTCTCCACCAACGGGGTTCGGATCACTCCGGAAGTGGCCGCGCGGCTCGCCGCCAGCGATTATGTCGACGTCCAGATTTCACTCGACGGCGCCACCGCTGAAGTCAACGACGCCATCCGCGGACCAGGATCGTACGCCATGGCGGTGCGCGCACTGGAAAACCTGGCGGCCGCCGGCTTTTCCGACGCCAAAATTTCTGTGGTGGCGACCCGTCATAACATCGACCAATTGGACGAATTCGCCACGCTTGCAACCCGTTACGGTGCGACACTGCGAATTACCCGCCTGCGGCCCTCGGGCCGCGGGGCAGATGTCTGGGACGAGCTACATCCGACGCCCGAGCAACAAATCCTGCTTTACAACTGGCTGGTCGCCAAGGGCGAACAGGTGTTGACGGGTGATTCGTTCTTTCATCTCTCCGGACTGGGCACACCCGGTGCGCTGGCCGGCTTGAACATGTGCGGAGCCGGCCGGGTGGTGTGCCTGATCGACCCGGTGGGCGACGTGTACGCGTGCCCGTTCGCCATTCATGAGCGCTTCCTCGCCGGAAATGTGCTGCGCGACGGTGGCTTTGACAATATCTGGAAGAATGCTCCGCTGTTTCACCAGCTGCGCGAGCCGCAGTCGGCGGGCGCGTGCGCTAGTTGCGGCCACTACGACAGCTGCCGCGGCGGGTGCATGGCGGCGAAGTTCTTCACCGGCTTGCCGATCGACGGCCCCGATCCGGAGTGCGTGCAAGGCCACGGGGTTTCGGCGCTGGCCAATGGACGCGTCAAACCGAGACCGGCCGGCGACCACTCTCACGGGCGGCGAACCACGGTGCCGCTGACCTTGTCCACCCGTCCACCCAAACGCCTTTGCAGCGAGAGCCCGCTGTAG